A stretch of Propionispora hippei DSM 15287 DNA encodes these proteins:
- a CDS encoding beta/alpha barrel domain-containing protein yields MWRFYSPAVLPATAEYMAADRVVRLNPALITLLDGRIDAVPVTVLQQEVTEQVRHLFSRRKVMTFHCDINFPDYGGFGEPAPCSNQAVFTPDFLAGLAADIRCQGGYLNLHMLTDRPLERWREYQGVSPAAVCYQLDAVPDPVYHRQLLDSINEQGSCASPVIEIFGSDSRPARAPADTFSQVQPFLRELPMLTFQAEATAARSSFAAGGLASFAVKEYIAYYQERYNGAIQLQGGVKPGTIRDAAALGADFLVCGTAIFRSGTNSPAEMVDRLLWELAAEK; encoded by the coding sequence GTGTGGCGCTTTTACAGTCCTGCCGTACTGCCGGCAACGGCAGAATACATGGCGGCAGACCGGGTGGTTCGGCTTAATCCGGCGCTTATTACCCTGTTGGACGGCCGTATTGATGCGGTACCGGTGACTGTATTGCAACAGGAAGTGACAGAGCAGGTACGACATTTATTCTCCCGCAGGAAAGTCATGACCTTTCATTGCGACATTAATTTTCCCGATTACGGCGGGTTTGGTGAACCGGCCCCCTGTAGCAATCAGGCGGTGTTTACTCCGGATTTTCTGGCCGGGCTGGCGGCGGATATCCGCTGCCAGGGCGGCTATCTTAATCTGCATATGTTGACCGACCGGCCGCTGGAACGCTGGCGGGAGTACCAAGGTGTCTCGCCGGCTGCCGTGTGCTATCAACTGGATGCGGTGCCCGATCCTGTGTATCACCGGCAGTTGCTGGACAGTATCAATGAGCAAGGCAGCTGCGCCAGCCCGGTGATTGAAATTTTCGGTTCTGACAGCCGGCCGGCCCGAGCGCCAGCGGACACATTTTCTCAGGTTCAGCCATTTTTGAGGGAACTGCCGATGCTGACCTTTCAGGCCGAAGCCACGGCAGCCCGTTCAAGCTTTGCGGCCGGTGGCCTGGCTTCATTTGCAGTTAAAGAATACATCGCTTATTATCAAGAACGCTATAATGGTGCCATCCAGCTGCAGGGTGGCGTCAAACCGGGAACGATACGGGATGCCGCCGCGTTAGGCGCAGACTTTCTCGTCTGCGGCACAGCCATCTTTCGGAGCGGAACGAACAGCCCGGCGGAGATGGTTGATCGGCTGCTGTGGGAATTGGCCGCCGAGAAATAA